In Paenibacillus phoenicis, one genomic interval encodes:
- a CDS encoding GT-D fold domain-containing glycosyltransferase, giving the protein MATRDNAAGTSRKTLGRRGTGSAAAAATVRRSAGRWKNGRANRTVAGKAALRRRHGSRRRRSGRLGRRGARAAAWRRYRQAAGYAGGVIGTGAMAGTDGAGSAGAASRISGPGGRQDRAAKALSPGPAAIPPPLLPAPGPASLGASGAAWSAAEAERVRAAAFEAGYREGLFEGGEAKLGRLIPRYMLLPEIWVDDVIAAGFPTVAGQLYPLLTPAEVFAAAEGALREGRPLSIVRLGDGELLTLAHDTVISTEEALRRGAFLPYAGVHLPDPAAREALAAAIRAADIIGVPESRHPSYQGLLFPVLRHYGIDYRGLRLTTSTVNYELNAGGYLTRLLHGRRVLLIGNQAEVLAGFLGQRSVQVVGWLAPVQGVADVPRVAMRLREFPDFDLALVAAGVAAVMICTRLSGELGKVALDMGHLADKLIKGEAAWPQLGEVHIGANGV; this is encoded by the coding sequence ATGGCTACACGCGACAATGCGGCGGGCACTAGCCGCAAAACTCTCGGCCGGCGGGGCACCGGCAGCGCAGCTGCGGCCGCAACGGTCCGCCGGTCTGCCGGCCGGTGGAAGAACGGCCGCGCTAACCGGACCGTCGCCGGCAAGGCCGCGTTGCGCCGGCGTCACGGCAGCCGCCGGCGCCGCAGCGGGCGCCTCGGGCGTCGCGGAGCTCGCGCGGCGGCTTGGCGGCGGTACCGGCAGGCGGCGGGCTATGCCGGCGGTGTGATCGGTACCGGCGCCATGGCCGGTACCGACGGCGCGGGCAGTGCCGGCGCTGCAAGCCGCATTAGCGGCCCGGGGGGTCGCCAAGACCGGGCCGCTAAGGCCCTTTCGCCTGGCCCGGCCGCAATTCCGCCGCCGCTATTGCCCGCACCCGGGCCGGCCTCGCTGGGCGCTTCCGGAGCCGCCTGGTCTGCGGCGGAAGCGGAGCGGGTTCGCGCCGCCGCCTTCGAGGCCGGCTACCGCGAAGGTTTGTTTGAAGGCGGGGAAGCCAAGCTGGGCCGCTTAATTCCCCGCTATATGCTGCTGCCCGAAATCTGGGTGGACGACGTCATTGCCGCGGGTTTCCCGACCGTCGCCGGGCAGCTTTATCCGCTGCTTACGCCAGCAGAGGTGTTCGCCGCTGCGGAGGGGGCGCTGCGGGAAGGCCGGCCGCTGTCGATTGTCCGTCTCGGCGACGGAGAACTGCTCACCTTGGCGCACGATACGGTAATTTCCACCGAGGAAGCGCTCCGCCGGGGGGCTTTTTTGCCCTATGCAGGCGTGCATTTGCCCGATCCAGCAGCGCGCGAAGCGTTGGCAGCCGCGATAAGGGCTGCGGATATTATCGGGGTTCCGGAATCCCGGCATCCTTCCTATCAAGGGCTGTTGTTCCCGGTGCTGCGCCACTATGGAATCGATTACCGCGGTTTACGCTTGACCACTTCAACCGTGAATTATGAATTAAATGCCGGAGGTTATTTAACGAGACTGCTGCATGGCCGGCGCGTCTTGCTGATCGGGAATCAGGCGGAAGTGTTGGCGGGATTTCTTGGGCAGCGCAGCGTGCAGGTTGTTGGTTGGCTTGCTCCGGTGCAGGGTGTAGCCGATGTGCCGAGAGTCGCGATGCGCCTCCGGGAATTTCCGGACTTTGATTTGGCTTTGGTTGCGGCCGGAGTGGCTGCCGTGATGATCTGCACACGGCTCTCCGGAGAGCTGGGCAAAGTGGCGCTGGATATGGGACATTTAGCCGACAAACTGATAAAAGGCGAGGCGGCATGGCCGCAGCTCGGGGAGGTGCACATCGGTGCAAATGGAGTTTGA